The following are from one region of the Mycolicibacterium diernhoferi genome:
- a CDS encoding SCP-2 sterol transfer family protein: MAESVSSLLRRSIGHLADELPASYRHVLDALGALVVGLEVDDERCTLRGGRRLEVTDDADDPTGIRVVTSRPAILAILDAAITLDDAIETGALNVRGALDDVLRAHDTLRAYVHAAVRAPSQPGLLDALRADTP; encoded by the coding sequence ATGGCTGAATCGGTTTCGTCTCTGCTGCGCAGATCGATCGGCCACCTCGCCGATGAGCTTCCCGCCAGCTACCGGCACGTCCTGGACGCCCTCGGCGCACTGGTGGTCGGCCTGGAGGTCGACGACGAACGCTGCACGCTGCGGGGCGGCCGACGACTCGAGGTCACCGATGACGCCGATGACCCGACGGGCATCCGGGTCGTCACGTCGCGGCCCGCCATCCTGGCCATCCTCGACGCCGCGATCACTCTCGATGACGCGATCGAGACCGGCGCACTCAATGTGCGCGGCGCGCTCGATGACGTGCTGCGTGCGCACGACACCCTGCGGGCCTATGTCCACGCGGCGGTCCGGGCACCGTCGCAGCCGGGGCTGCTGGATGCCCTCCGGGCGGACACGCCATGA